The Rhodothermales bacterium genome includes a region encoding these proteins:
- a CDS encoding T9SS type A sorting domain-containing protein, whose product MKSFLRMVFVVVVARGLSAPTARAQNCEQALGEAFLDVNNVRARILNNGSLFYRGEPHVYEVPKGSGSNAIFASGIWLGGFVGNETAPRVAASTYGPWEFWAGPLDENGNPPADCGIFDRVYKVNKTDIQNYEASGATTPALTGWPTGLGAPTLAAPGNGVDDDEDGEIDEEGELIKFDISVPLASRASRVIDLAAGERPAILGDQSIWWVMNDRGNTHERSSSSPIGVEVHGLAFAFNQAGAIGDMTFYKFNIFYKGSEPLNRAYLGIFSDPDLGDFADDYVGSDSTLGLGYVYNADNEDISGEGYGTPAPAAGYDFFQGPIVPSVGDTALVSGRKIPDFKNLGMTTFAFYNNGGTVIGDPASAEDFYNYMQGRWRDGRVFTYGANGRDETGGGSTIPTRFMFSGDPVTGTGWTEFNPDPFTNSVPPISPGDRRFAMATGPFTINPGDEQEIIFGVVFARGTDNLNSVAKLRQVDAAAQSAFDVNFDLPVPPNAPNVTVTALDGEVVLEWTNPSNSNNYLDSYAEFNPLAVVEPGSPDEAKTYFFEGYDIIQYDDVADQTGKLIATYDVANGVTRVIDGLEGEPTEITAFGTDSGVQNFHRITNLTNYKTYSFGVQAYAYNEGSVPKVFRSPVTRFEVIPTRGEDALSETAVTAAQSVAEPDILADRAGVGEGRVWVDVVNPGRVQNATYTVEFYSIEVPDKVDGRVAEEENVVDPAVGTPAVAKTSAATATTFDIKRNGTVIFDGSATGEPAPQREKLTVIDGLQFSVVGPELGIKGFAAVSNNAGPIDPPDMAAFAFNSSGFPILEGNVTPEGSYPSNDRPTEGVQQALSAAKWGFHAGGASSINFGSTSDGTTFLGRAVRNDNLDRVSFYDWEMRFTQACADGINGVIEETDCLAWRAFDDGAIVEVPFQLWRVGVGTLTDPSDDVRLIPGICEEACGAGTDSLVYDLGGDHPISGGDNDPFTDWIYWYLPEDGGATPGEQGYQDFFFGTADTGGEVFARTVLVNFNGGTLPDVNAPLPESGTTFRLYTYKPSQPGDTFTLSTAGFEVAAATQAQKEADLETIGITPNPYKGASIYERSQLIDEVRITNLPQEATIRIFTLHGALIRTLRKNSPERYLSWDLTTDNALPIASGMYLVHVEVPGVGEHTIKFAVVKKRVQLNVF is encoded by the coding sequence ATGAAATCTTTCCTTCGAATGGTGTTCGTGGTCGTCGTGGCGCGCGGGTTGAGCGCCCCGACGGCACGAGCCCAAAACTGTGAGCAGGCGCTTGGGGAAGCATTCCTCGACGTGAATAACGTCCGGGCCCGTATCCTCAACAACGGCTCGCTTTTCTACCGCGGTGAACCGCACGTGTACGAAGTGCCGAAAGGCTCCGGCTCGAACGCGATCTTCGCGTCGGGTATCTGGCTTGGCGGTTTCGTCGGCAACGAGACGGCTCCGCGTGTCGCGGCGTCGACCTACGGCCCCTGGGAATTCTGGGCCGGCCCGCTCGACGAAAACGGCAACCCGCCGGCGGATTGCGGTATCTTCGACCGTGTCTACAAGGTGAACAAGACCGACATCCAGAACTACGAGGCGAGCGGCGCGACCACGCCGGCGCTGACGGGCTGGCCGACCGGTCTTGGCGCTCCTACCCTTGCCGCTCCCGGCAACGGTGTGGATGACGACGAAGACGGCGAGATCGACGAAGAGGGCGAACTGATCAAGTTCGATATCAGCGTCCCCCTTGCGTCCCGCGCCAGCCGCGTCATCGACCTGGCTGCCGGCGAACGCCCCGCGATTCTCGGCGACCAGTCGATCTGGTGGGTGATGAACGACCGCGGCAACACGCACGAGCGCAGTAGCTCGTCGCCGATCGGCGTGGAAGTGCATGGCCTCGCGTTCGCCTTCAACCAGGCGGGCGCCATCGGCGACATGACCTTCTACAAGTTCAACATCTTCTACAAAGGCAGCGAGCCGCTGAATCGTGCCTACCTGGGTATCTTCTCCGACCCTGACCTCGGTGACTTCGCCGACGACTACGTGGGTTCGGACTCGACGCTCGGTCTGGGTTACGTGTACAACGCCGACAACGAGGACATCAGCGGTGAAGGCTACGGCACGCCGGCTCCGGCCGCGGGCTACGACTTCTTCCAGGGTCCCATCGTCCCGTCGGTCGGTGATACGGCGCTGGTAAGCGGCCGCAAGATTCCTGACTTCAAGAATCTGGGCATGACCACCTTCGCCTTCTACAACAACGGCGGTACGGTCATCGGCGACCCGGCTTCGGCAGAAGACTTCTACAACTACATGCAGGGTCGCTGGCGCGACGGTCGCGTGTTTACGTACGGCGCCAACGGCCGCGACGAAACAGGCGGCGGCTCCACCATTCCGACCCGCTTCATGTTCTCCGGCGACCCGGTAACGGGCACCGGCTGGACCGAATTCAACCCGGATCCCTTCACGAACAGCGTCCCGCCGATCAGCCCCGGTGACCGCCGTTTCGCGATGGCGACGGGTCCGTTCACCATCAACCCCGGCGACGAACAGGAGATCATCTTCGGTGTCGTGTTCGCCAGGGGCACGGACAACCTGAACTCGGTGGCCAAACTGCGTCAGGTCGACGCGGCCGCCCAGTCGGCGTTCGACGTGAACTTCGACCTGCCGGTACCGCCTAACGCGCCGAACGTGACCGTGACGGCGCTCGACGGTGAAGTGGTACTCGAGTGGACCAATCCGTCCAACTCGAACAACTACCTCGACTCGTATGCGGAATTCAACCCGCTGGCCGTCGTCGAGCCCGGTTCGCCGGACGAAGCGAAGACCTACTTCTTCGAAGGCTACGATATCATCCAGTATGACGATGTCGCAGACCAGACGGGCAAGTTGATCGCGACGTACGACGTGGCGAACGGCGTGACCCGTGTGATCGACGGCCTCGAAGGCGAGCCCACCGAGATCACCGCGTTCGGTACGGACTCCGGCGTGCAGAACTTCCATCGCATCACCAACCTGACGAACTATAAGACCTATAGCTTCGGCGTTCAGGCGTATGCGTACAACGAAGGCTCTGTGCCGAAGGTCTTCCGCAGCCCGGTCACCCGGTTCGAAGTCATCCCGACGCGCGGTGAAGATGCGCTTTCTGAGACCGCCGTCACGGCGGCCCAGAGCGTCGCCGAGCCGGACATCCTCGCGGATCGCGCCGGCGTGGGCGAAGGCCGCGTCTGGGTTGACGTCGTGAACCCGGGCCGCGTGCAGAACGCCACCTACACGGTTGAATTCTACTCGATCGAAGTGCCGGACAAAGTGGACGGCCGCGTCGCGGAAGAAGAAAACGTGGTGGACCCCGCCGTGGGTACGCCGGCTGTAGCGAAGACGAGCGCCGCCACGGCGACGACCTTCGATATCAAGCGTAACGGCACCGTCATTTTCGACGGCTCGGCCACGGGCGAACCCGCTCCGCAGCGCGAGAAGCTGACGGTCATCGACGGTCTGCAGTTCAGCGTCGTCGGACCGGAACTCGGCATCAAGGGCTTCGCGGCGGTATCGAACAACGCCGGCCCGATCGACCCGCCGGACATGGCGGCCTTCGCCTTCAACAGCTCGGGCTTCCCGATCCTCGAAGGCAACGTCACGCCGGAAGGTTCGTATCCGTCCAACGACCGCCCGACCGAAGGCGTCCAGCAGGCGCTTAGCGCGGCCAAATGGGGCTTCCATGCGGGTGGTGCTTCGAGCATCAACTTCGGCTCCACGAGTGATGGCACGACCTTCCTCGGCCGCGCGGTGCGCAACGACAACCTGGATCGTGTTTCCTTCTACGACTGGGAGATGCGGTTCACGCAGGCGTGTGCCGATGGCATCAACGGTGTGATCGAAGAAACGGACTGCCTCGCCTGGCGCGCCTTCGATGACGGCGCCATCGTCGAGGTGCCGTTCCAGCTCTGGCGCGTCGGCGTCGGCACGCTGACGGACCCGTCGGACGACGTGCGGCTCATCCCGGGCATCTGCGAGGAAGCTTGCGGAGCCGGCACGGATTCGCTCGTGTACGACCTCGGTGGCGACCACCCGATCTCGGGCGGCGACAACGATCCGTTCACGGACTGGATCTACTGGTACCTGCCTGAAGACGGCGGCGCTACGCCGGGCGAGCAGGGCTACCAGGACTTCTTCTTCGGAACGGCCGATACGGGTGGCGAAGTGTTCGCCCGCACGGTTCTGGTGAACTTCAACGGTGGCACGCTGCCGGATGTCAACGCGCCGTTGCCTGAATCCGGCACCACGTTCCGCCTCTACACCTACAAGCCGAGCCAGCCTGGCGACACCTTCACGCTCAGCACAGCCGGGTTTGAAGTGGCGGCCGCGACGCAGGCTCAGAAAGAAGCCGACCTCGAAACGATCGGTATCACCCCCAACCCGTACAAGGGCGCCTCGATCTATGAGCGCAGCCAGCTGATCGACGAAGTCCGGATCACGAACCTTCCGCAGGAAGCGACGATCCGCATCTTCACGCTCCACGGCGCACTCATCCGGACGTTGAGGAAGAACAGCCCGGAACGCTATCTCAGCTGGGACCTTACCACGGATAACGCGTTGCCGATCGCCAGCGGTATGTACCTCGTGCATGTTGAGGTGCCTGGCGTAGGCGAGCATACGATCAAGTTCGCCGTGGTCAAGAAACGCGTCCAGCTGAACGTGTTCTAG
- a CDS encoding TonB-dependent receptor — protein sequence MRWRPARKTQKILEPQYKHMVENMLRKKCALLLLMLMVPVLAFAQNTGKLSGRVLDTSTGEGLPGASVVVLDLNLGVATDVDGYYVIVGVPVGTYDVQVSFVGYPSQTVQGVEVNAGYTRELNFDMQPGVELDEIVVEYERPLIQKDAVGVPKIVSSEEIQSLPVRGPEELAKIQAGVVAKEGTDELFIRGGRSGEVTFYIDGVKVQGSTGLPQSAIQQQEMLIGNINARYGDVMSGVINITTKSGSNKLFGSLEAITSQSLDAFGYNLVSGTVGGPLIKNKLSFFLSGEYLDQADSNPSYFGMLRLNDSKLQDLQGAPQAFRGRDADGNAVYMPIPAGLADGASLIVDDAGLPVISNGAVSFSDGTTVAVPSGIDASTIGLTPVERAELLTADDFSIKNDKLSATAQNLSGTGNLTWNILQNARLRVGGRVNVGQFDSINRELDALFAPESALRQDRSDYQVFGSWTQYVSNTTFFQIQADYSDRHVENYDPRLGNTFADLMEYGNIENPIYSTLAGYKNTSFVNETRIDDHGTPDPADDTEFTVRVPMYDNAFNDGANISGRTVSALVSPVGGRFNGYSKSRNEQFRMTASATTQLGLHQLEFGGEYEKRTNRAWSITARTLARYAADGNPEQVAGNPDLNPAGYNSYDEIPLFVLDDIVTYNGYDIRGQNEVDTENFSAYLSQDITKPLEDYNIAPYEPIYYGGYVQDKIEFNDIVLNLGVRADVFDNNTRVLKDRFSRRPICRAGDLGQTINGVSCGASTTLPGTIGSDYSVFFSGDDVVGYRDLNGNFYDVQGQAINAGDILLNGNVRSTGAQISEDMFTDYDPVFTLMPRIGVSFPITDQALFFASYGIVSQRPSTNTLATLDALTGTGGINNTGLKPEKTTKYELGFRQRLGDRSAFTISGFFHQIENLIQQREIRGATPSVYTSYENVDFGTVKGVEFDFDLRRTGNTSARINYTLSFADGTGSSSTTTSTITWVDETPPNFISPLDFDQRHKLNVSVDYRLGKGEGPMLGGIHPLENFGINVLATVGSGFPYTPVIEPFNRAGAARATNPKGAINSARMPWSSRVDLRIDRAFLIGKANVSAFLWVQNIFDQRNVNNVWRYTGIPDDDGFLASEAGASWLASASPVAETLYAHSNRQLGFVGLPRLTRLGLRLNF from the coding sequence ATGAGGTGGCGACCTGCTCGCAAGACACAGAAAATCCTAGAACCACAGTACAAACATATGGTGGAGAACATGCTACGAAAAAAGTGTGCGCTTCTGCTCCTCATGCTTATGGTGCCTGTGCTCGCGTTTGCACAGAACACAGGTAAGCTGTCGGGACGGGTATTGGATACCTCGACCGGCGAGGGGTTGCCAGGCGCCAGTGTTGTCGTCCTCGATCTGAATCTGGGCGTGGCAACAGACGTTGACGGGTACTACGTCATCGTCGGTGTGCCGGTAGGCACGTACGACGTCCAGGTATCGTTCGTCGGTTATCCGTCGCAAACGGTGCAGGGCGTGGAAGTGAACGCCGGCTACACGCGCGAACTCAACTTCGACATGCAGCCGGGCGTCGAGCTCGACGAAATCGTCGTCGAGTACGAGCGTCCGCTGATCCAGAAGGACGCCGTGGGCGTGCCGAAGATCGTTTCGTCGGAAGAGATCCAGTCTCTGCCGGTTCGCGGCCCTGAAGAGCTGGCCAAGATCCAGGCCGGCGTCGTCGCGAAGGAAGGTACGGACGAACTCTTCATCCGCGGCGGTCGTAGCGGTGAAGTCACGTTCTACATCGATGGTGTCAAGGTGCAGGGCTCGACGGGGCTTCCCCAGTCGGCGATCCAGCAGCAGGAAATGCTCATCGGTAACATCAACGCGCGCTACGGCGACGTGATGTCGGGCGTTATCAACATCACGACGAAATCGGGCTCCAACAAGCTGTTCGGCTCGCTGGAAGCGATCACGTCGCAGTCGCTTGACGCGTTCGGTTACAACCTCGTTTCCGGCACCGTGGGCGGCCCGCTGATCAAGAACAAGCTCAGCTTCTTCCTCTCGGGTGAATACCTCGATCAGGCGGACAGCAACCCGAGCTACTTCGGCATGCTGCGCCTGAACGATTCGAAACTGCAGGATCTGCAGGGCGCTCCGCAGGCCTTCCGTGGCCGCGACGCCGACGGCAATGCCGTTTATATGCCGATCCCCGCCGGCCTCGCCGACGGCGCCAGCCTCATCGTAGACGACGCGGGGCTCCCGGTCATCTCGAACGGCGCGGTTTCGTTCAGCGACGGCACGACGGTCGCCGTACCGTCGGGCATCGACGCCTCGACCATCGGCCTGACCCCTGTGGAACGGGCTGAACTGCTGACGGCGGACGATTTCAGCATCAAAAATGACAAGCTCTCCGCCACCGCGCAGAACCTGTCCGGTACGGGTAACCTGACCTGGAATATCCTCCAGAACGCGCGTCTCCGTGTCGGCGGCCGCGTGAACGTCGGTCAGTTCGACTCGATCAACCGCGAGCTCGACGCGCTGTTTGCGCCGGAGTCGGCGCTGCGTCAGGATCGTTCGGACTATCAGGTGTTCGGTTCCTGGACGCAGTATGTGTCGAACACGACGTTCTTCCAGATCCAGGCGGACTACTCCGATCGCCACGTCGAAAACTACGATCCGCGCCTCGGCAATACCTTTGCCGATCTGATGGAGTACGGGAACATCGAAAACCCGATCTACTCGACACTGGCCGGCTACAAGAACACCTCGTTCGTCAACGAGACCCGCATCGACGATCACGGCACGCCGGACCCCGCCGACGACACCGAGTTCACGGTGCGCGTCCCGATGTATGACAATGCGTTCAACGACGGCGCCAACATTTCGGGCCGTACGGTGAGTGCACTCGTTTCGCCGGTTGGCGGCCGCTTCAACGGCTACTCGAAATCGCGCAACGAACAGTTCCGCATGACGGCGTCCGCTACGACGCAGCTCGGTCTGCATCAGCTCGAGTTCGGCGGTGAGTACGAGAAGCGGACGAACCGCGCCTGGTCGATCACCGCGCGTACCCTCGCCCGCTACGCGGCGGACGGAAATCCGGAGCAGGTAGCCGGCAACCCGGACCTGAATCCGGCCGGGTACAACAGCTACGATGAGATTCCGCTCTTCGTGTTGGACGATATCGTGACCTACAACGGCTACGACATCCGCGGTCAGAACGAAGTAGACACGGAGAACTTCTCGGCCTACCTGAGCCAGGATATCACCAAGCCGCTCGAAGACTATAACATCGCGCCCTACGAGCCGATCTACTACGGCGGGTATGTCCAGGACAAGATCGAGTTCAACGACATCGTGCTCAACCTCGGCGTTCGCGCCGACGTGTTCGACAACAACACGCGCGTACTGAAGGACCGCTTCTCGCGGCGCCCGATCTGCCGCGCCGGCGACCTCGGTCAGACGATCAACGGCGTGAGCTGCGGGGCTTCGACCACGTTGCCCGGCACGATCGGTAGCGACTACTCGGTCTTCTTCAGCGGCGACGACGTCGTGGGCTATCGCGACCTCAACGGCAACTTCTACGACGTACAGGGCCAGGCCATCAACGCCGGCGACATCCTCCTGAATGGCAACGTCCGCTCGACGGGCGCCCAGATTTCGGAGGACATGTTCACCGACTACGATCCGGTCTTCACCCTCATGCCGCGTATCGGCGTCAGCTTCCCGATCACCGACCAGGCGTTGTTCTTCGCCAGCTACGGTATCGTGTCGCAGCGTCCGTCGACGAACACGCTCGCCACGCTCGACGCACTTACGGGCACCGGCGGCATCAACAACACGGGCCTGAAGCCTGAAAAGACCACGAAGTACGAACTCGGCTTCCGTCAGCGTCTCGGCGACCGGTCGGCGTTCACGATCTCTGGTTTCTTCCATCAGATCGAGAACCTGATCCAGCAGCGCGAAATTCGCGGTGCCACGCCGAGCGTGTACACGAGCTACGAGAACGTGGACTTCGGTACGGTCAAGGGCGTCGAATTCGACTTCGACCTCCGCCGCACGGGCAACACGTCGGCTCGCATCAACTACACGTTGTCCTTCGCGGACGGCACGGGTTCGAGCAGCACGACCACCAGCACCATTACGTGGGTGGACGAAACGCCGCCGAACTTCATCAGCCCGCTGGACTTCGACCAGCGCCACAAACTCAACGTGTCGGTCGACTACCGTCTGGGTAAGGGCGAAGGTCCGATGCTCGGCGGTATCCACCCGCTCGAAAACTTCGGTATCAACGTGCTGGCTACCGTGGGTAGCGGCTTCCCGTACACCCCGGTTATCGAGCCCTTCAACCGCGCCGGTGCGGCGCGCGCCACGAACCCGAAAGGCGCCATCAACAGCGCCCGCATGCCGTGGAGCAGCCGTGTCGACCTTCGGATCGACCGCGCCTTCCTCATCGGCAAGGCCAACGTGAGCGCGTTCCTCTGGGTGCAGAATATCTTCGACCAGCGCAACGTGAACAACGTCTGGCGCTACACCGGCATCCCGGACGACGACGGGTTCCTGGCTTCGGAAGCAGGCGCTTCCTGGCTGGCCAGTGCTTCTCCGGTCGCAGAAACGTTGTATGCGCATAGCAACCGGCAGCTCGGGTTTGTGGGTCTTCCCCGCCTGACGCGCCTGGGTCTGCGTCTCAACTTCTAA
- the galE gene encoding UDP-glucose 4-epimerase GalE, which produces MNVFVSGGAGFIGSATVQHLIEKGHRVLVFDNLSQGHREAVHPGAELVVGDLMDVQAVEASIARFRPEAVMHFAAYSLVGESMQRPTKYLRDNVTAGLNLMESAAAHGVSRFILSSTANLFGVPERMPIDEETPIAPGSPYGESKGYLERALHWMETCTGMRYACLRYFNACGAVSPDLGEDHAPETHLIPLVLQVALGQREKIMVFGDDYDTEDGTCVRDYIHVIDLAQAHVLALEAIGSESRTYNLGNGKGFSVMDVIDTARAVTGHPIPVEIGPRRPGDPACLIAGSDRIREELGWQPRFVELAPIIESAWAWHRAHPEGF; this is translated from the coding sequence ATGAATGTTTTTGTATCTGGTGGCGCCGGCTTCATCGGGAGCGCGACCGTTCAGCACCTCATAGAAAAAGGACATCGCGTCCTCGTATTCGACAATTTGAGCCAGGGGCACCGCGAGGCCGTCCACCCGGGCGCCGAACTCGTGGTGGGCGATCTGATGGACGTCCAGGCCGTCGAAGCGAGCATCGCCCGATTCCGCCCGGAAGCCGTGATGCATTTCGCCGCGTATTCCCTCGTCGGCGAGTCGATGCAGCGGCCGACCAAATACCTGCGGGACAACGTCACGGCCGGCCTCAATCTGATGGAATCGGCGGCGGCGCACGGCGTATCCCGCTTTATCCTCTCCTCCACGGCCAACCTGTTCGGCGTCCCCGAGCGGATGCCGATCGACGAGGAGACCCCGATCGCTCCCGGGAGTCCGTACGGGGAATCGAAGGGGTACCTGGAGCGGGCGCTGCACTGGATGGAAACCTGCACGGGCATGCGCTATGCCTGCTTGCGGTATTTCAACGCATGCGGCGCCGTTTCGCCGGACCTCGGCGAGGACCATGCGCCGGAGACGCATCTGATCCCCCTGGTGCTCCAGGTTGCGCTCGGGCAACGCGAGAAGATCATGGTGTTCGGGGATGATTACGACACGGAGGACGGGACGTGCGTGCGCGATTATATCCATGTGATCGATCTCGCGCAGGCGCATGTGCTCGCGCTGGAGGCGATCGGCTCGGAGAGCCGCACCTACAACCTGGGCAACGGCAAGGGCTTCAGCGTGATGGATGTCATCGACACGGCCCGGGCGGTGACCGGTCATCCCATCCCGGTGGAGATCGGGCCGCGCCGGCCGGGCGATCCGGCCTGTCTGATCGCCGGCAGCGACCGCATCCGCGAGGAACTGGGCTGGCAGCCGCGGTTCGTGGAACTGGCGCCGATCATCGAAAGCGCGTGGGCCTGGCACCGGGCGCATCCCGAAGGTTTTTAG